A DNA window from Methylobacterium sp. NMS14P contains the following coding sequences:
- a CDS encoding 2-oxo acid dehydrogenase subunit E2, translating to MSAALQIALPDIGDYRDVPVIELLVKPGDRLAVDDLILSIESDKATMEVPSPVAGVVRELLVSVGSKVSEGTPILTVEPAEGGGAETAAEPSAPAATVSASGQSADPLSRAGEGQGEGSEFSGDGAPLTPTHSRTGEGAGRASPEPVQADPIQATSGDVHASPSVRQLARELGVGLDRVAATGPKGRILREDVHAFVKAALGAPAQAPAAASGIGAGLPPWPEVDFAKYGPVRREPLSRIQTLSGANLSRNWLTIPHVTNFDRADVTEIESFRVGLNKETRTPPARVTMVAFLIKAAASALRAYPRFNSSLEGGDLVLKDYVHVGFAVDTPKGLMVPVVRDCDRKGLIEIATEMAAMAEKARAGTLPGSDMQGGCFSVSSLGGIGGDGFTPIINAPEVAILGAARSRTEAVWDGEAFQPRLILPLSLSWDHRVVDGVAAARFLGHVASVLSDLRRALL from the coding sequence ATGAGCGCCGCGCTGCAGATCGCCCTTCCGGATATCGGCGACTACCGGGACGTGCCGGTCATCGAGCTTCTGGTGAAGCCCGGCGACCGCCTCGCGGTGGACGACCTGATCCTCAGCATCGAGTCCGACAAGGCGACCATGGAGGTCCCGTCCCCGGTCGCCGGCGTCGTGCGCGAGTTGCTGGTGTCGGTGGGGTCGAAGGTCTCCGAGGGCACGCCGATCCTGACGGTGGAGCCCGCGGAGGGCGGCGGGGCCGAGACCGCGGCAGAGCCGTCTGCCCCGGCCGCAACGGTGTCGGCTTCCGGGCAGAGCGCCGATCCCCTCTCCCGAGCGGGAGAGGGACAGGGTGAGGGATCGGAGTTTTCCGGAGACGGCGCCCCCCTCACCCCAACCCACTCCCGCACGGGAGAGGGCGCCGGTCGCGCCTCGCCGGAGCCGGTTCAGGCCGATCCGATCCAGGCGACAAGCGGCGACGTGCATGCCAGCCCGTCCGTCCGCCAGCTCGCCCGCGAGCTCGGCGTGGGACTCGACCGCGTTGCCGCGACCGGGCCGAAGGGGCGGATCCTGCGCGAGGACGTGCACGCCTTCGTCAAGGCGGCCCTCGGCGCGCCGGCCCAGGCGCCCGCCGCCGCGTCCGGCATCGGCGCCGGCCTGCCGCCCTGGCCTGAGGTCGACTTCGCCAAGTACGGGCCGGTCCGGCGCGAGCCGCTGTCGCGGATCCAGACGCTGTCGGGCGCCAATCTGAGCCGCAACTGGCTGACGATCCCGCACGTCACCAACTTCGACCGGGCCGACGTCACCGAGATCGAGTCGTTCCGGGTCGGACTCAACAAGGAGACGCGCACCCCGCCCGCCCGGGTCACCATGGTGGCCTTCCTGATCAAGGCGGCGGCCTCGGCGCTCCGCGCCTACCCGCGGTTCAACTCCTCGCTGGAGGGCGGCGACCTCGTCCTCAAGGACTACGTCCATGTCGGCTTCGCGGTGGACACGCCGAAGGGCCTGATGGTGCCGGTGGTGCGCGACTGCGACCGCAAGGGCCTGATCGAGATCGCCACCGAGATGGCCGCGATGGCCGAGAAGGCCCGGGCCGGAACCCTCCCGGGTTCCGACATGCAGGGCGGCTGCTTCTCGGTCTCGTCGCTCGGCGGCATCGGTGGCGACGGCTTCACCCCGATCATCAACGCCCCCGAGGTCGCCATCCTGGGCGCGGCGCGCTCCCGCACCGAGGCGGTCTGGGACGGCGAGGCCTTCCAGCCGCGCCTGATCCTGCCGCTCAGCCTCTCCTGGGACCACCGCGTCGTGGACGGCGTCGCCGCCGCCCGCTTCCTCGGCCACGTGGCGTCGGTCCTGTCGGACCTGCGCCGCGCCCTCCTGTGA